One Natrinema marinum genomic window carries:
- a CDS encoding UbiA family prenyltransferase, which yields MTNQATTHRTPPWVSSVAAVLRFLVHSNLFISLSTVSVAVTTVRLAGLPLEPLPLFIVFAATMFVYTVNRFTDLEEDERNVPRRAAFTKRYGRLWLAAGVALYVAAIGLAVAVGLPGAVYMFLPLAVVLLYSVGGVKQIFLVKNLVVGFAWGAIPLGVGYYYDRLASVEVLFVFAYVTVMITIAAVIFDVKDIEGDRAENIPTVPNLFGPQATRRASIVATVAVAVGVVAFIANGVVPAEFLVVLAMNVYVCAYIPFATPDRGPLYYGFVVDGEHVFLAAVVLALEWVVW from the coding sequence GTGACGAACCAAGCGACGACGCACCGGACGCCACCATGGGTGTCGTCGGTAGCGGCCGTCCTCCGGTTTCTGGTCCACAGCAACCTCTTCATCTCGCTGTCGACGGTCAGCGTCGCGGTCACGACGGTTCGGCTCGCGGGGCTCCCGTTAGAGCCGCTGCCGCTGTTTATCGTCTTCGCGGCGACGATGTTCGTCTACACCGTCAACCGGTTCACCGACCTCGAGGAAGACGAGCGAAACGTTCCGCGGCGCGCAGCGTTTACGAAGCGCTACGGCCGGCTCTGGCTGGCGGCGGGTGTCGCCCTCTACGTCGCCGCGATCGGCCTCGCCGTCGCGGTGGGGCTGCCGGGTGCGGTGTACATGTTCCTGCCGCTCGCGGTGGTCCTGCTGTACTCCGTCGGTGGCGTCAAGCAGATCTTCCTCGTGAAGAATCTCGTCGTGGGCTTTGCCTGGGGCGCGATTCCGCTGGGCGTCGGGTACTACTACGATCGGCTCGCCTCCGTCGAGGTACTGTTCGTGTTCGCGTACGTGACCGTCATGATAACTATCGCCGCAGTGATCTTCGACGTGAAGGACATAGAGGGTGACCGCGCGGAGAACATTCCAACCGTTCCCAATCTGTTCGGTCCGCAAGCGACCAGGCGCGCTTCGATCGTCGCTACCGTCGCCGTCGCCGTCGGCGTCGTCGCCTTCATCGCGAACGGGGTCGTCCCAGCCGAGTTCCTCGTCGTTCTGGCGATGAACGTCTACGTTTGCGCATACATCCCTTTCGCAACCCCCGATCGCGGCCCGCTGTACTATGGCTTCGTCGTCGACGGCGAACACGTCTTCCTGGCCGCGGTCGTCCTCGCGCTCGAGTGGGTGGTCTGGTAA